TACGACGCCTCGCGGTCCTCGCACAGCGCCCGGAAGAACGGTGCTTGTGAGGAAGGCAGTTGGGCGAAGGCCGCGTACGGCCCCCGGGCGCGGGGGCCGTACGCGGCGCGGATCAGGCCGGTGTCCGCACCGCCGCGGCCGGCGCCTCCTGCCGGCGTACGACGGGCCGCCGCCGGGCCGGCAGGAGGGTCGGGTGGGCGACGCCCCAGGCCGCGCCCTTGCAGACCAGCTCCTTGTAGAGGGCGGCGGTGCGGCCCGTCAGGGCGGCGCGGACGGCGCGGTCGTCGGCGGTGACGTACTGGATCAGGCCTTCCCTGCGGCCCAGCGAGATGCACTGGTTGAAGTAGCGCACCGGCACCGTGGGGACCCTGGCGCCGGTCAGGCGGGCCGCGATGGCGTCGGCGGCCTGCCAGGCGGAGGGCACGCCGGAGGCGCAGGACATCCGCAGCGGCTTGTTGCCGGGGCCCATGGCCAGGGCCGCGTCGCCGATGGCGTACACGTCCGGGTGGGAGACCGAGCGCATGGTGCGGTCGACCACGATCTGGCCGGTGCCGGCGATCTCCAGGCTCGTGGCCTTGGCGATCGGATGGACGGCGAAGCCGGTGGTCCACACGGTGACCGCCGCCGGCACGGCGCGGCCGTCGGCGGTGGTGACGCGGCCGGCCTCGACGGCGGTGACCTCGGTGTGCTCGTGCACGGTGATGCCGAGCCGGTCGAACACCTTCCGCAGGTGCCGGCGGCCCTTGGGCGAGAGCCAGTCGCCGAGGCCGGCGCGGGCGGCGAGGGCGACGTCGAGGTCCGGGCGGGCCTCGGCGATCTCGGTCGCGGCCTCCAGGCCGGTGAGACCGCCGCCGACCACGAGCACGGGCTGCCCGGCGGCCAGGCCGGCCAGCCGCTCGCGCAGCCGGAGCGCTCCGGGACGGGAGGCGATCTCGTGGGCGTGCTCGGCGACTCCCGGCACACCCTGGTCGTTCCGGCCGCTGCCGAGGGCGTACACGAGGGTGTCGTACGGCAGTTCCCGGGTGCCGTCGTCCGCGTCGAGGACGGTGACCATCCTGCGGTCCACGTCCACGCCGGTGACCCTGCCGACGGTCACGTCGACGCCGGTGCCCGCGAACATCCCGGCGAGCGGGCGGCGCGTGAGCGACTGGCCGGCCGCGAGCTGGTGCAGCCGGACGCGTTCCACGAAGTCGGGCTCGGCGTTGACGAGGGTGATGGTGACGTCCTCGGGACGCAGCCGCCTGGCGAGGCGCCCGGCGGCGGTCGCTCCGGTGTATCCGGCTCCGAGGACGACGATGCGGTGCTGCATTTCCCGGCTCCTGTCTGCTGCTGTCTTCAGCGGGCTCGCCCCTTGAACCGGGCGGCCCGCCGTTTCCTGACAGGAACCGGATGTGAAGCGGCTCACACCGCGGTCAGAACACGCGGAGCA
This genomic interval from Streptomyces sp. NBC_00557 contains the following:
- a CDS encoding NAD(P)/FAD-dependent oxidoreductase, yielding MQHRIVVLGAGYTGATAAGRLARRLRPEDVTITLVNAEPDFVERVRLHQLAAGQSLTRRPLAGMFAGTGVDVTVGRVTGVDVDRRMVTVLDADDGTRELPYDTLVYALGSGRNDQGVPGVAEHAHEIASRPGALRLRERLAGLAAGQPVLVVGGGLTGLEAATEIAEARPDLDVALAARAGLGDWLSPKGRRHLRKVFDRLGITVHEHTEVTAVEAGRVTTADGRAVPAAVTVWTTGFAVHPIAKATSLEIAGTGQIVVDRTMRSVSHPDVYAIGDAALAMGPGNKPLRMSCASGVPSAWQAADAIAARLTGARVPTVPVRYFNQCISLGRREGLIQYVTADDRAVRAALTGRTAALYKELVCKGAAWGVAHPTLLPARRRPVVRRQEAPAAAVRTPA